AGCCAGTGGCGCACGGCGTTCAGATATTCCGGCTGGCTGAAACCGTAGAACGACAGCCACAGACCAAAGCGCTCGGATAACGCGATCTTCTCTTCAATGGCTTCGGCAAAGTGGATTTCATCGCCCACGTGTTTGGTTTGTTCGTTTTCGCTGAAATATTCCGGCACCAGATGGCGGCGGTTGGATGTCGCATAAATAAGCACATTGGCGCTGGGCGCGGCAATGGAGCCGTCCAGTGCAGTCTTGAGTGCCTGATAACCGTAATCGCCTTCTTCAAACGAAAGATCATCACAAAACACCAGATAGTTTTCGGCACGATCGGCCACTAGCGCCACGATATCGGGTAGATCGGTCAAATGCGCTTTATCGACTTCAATCAAACGCAGGCCGGAAGGTTGAAATTCGTTCCAGGCTGCTTTGACCAGCGACGACTTGCCGCAGCCACGCGAGCCGGTCAGCAGCACGTTGTTGGCCAATTTGCCCGCAACAAACTGGCGGGTGTTTTCAACCAGCCGATGCTTTTGCGGTTCGATGTTCTGCAAATCATCCAGGCCAATTTTGTGGACGTGTTTGATCGCCTGCAGGTAGCGATGACCATTATTGACGCGCCAACGATAAGCGCTGGCAGACCAATCAGTTACGGGCGGCGCCGGTGGCAGCGCAGATTCCAGGCGCGAGATCAGGCTTTGCAGTTGCGCGGTGAGTTTCTCGAAATGGGGGTCCAGTGGATGCGCCATGTTGGATGCTCGTAACGGAAGAAATGAAGAAAATGGACTCAAGCGTACACTTTCAGGCGAGCAGTCTCGACCCCATCGCGATGATTTAATCTCGATAAATCATCTATCTATATGTTTTATCATGATAATTTTGCTCGTTAGTAGATGGCCGGGACTGGTTCTGACCGCTTTGCCTGGCGCGCATGCGTTGCCCGATTCCGGTTATCC
This genomic interval from Silvimonas soli contains the following:
- a CDS encoding ATP-binding protein, with the translated sequence MAHPLDPHFEKLTAQLQSLISRLESALPPAPPVTDWSASAYRWRVNNGHRYLQAIKHVHKIGLDDLQNIEPQKHRLVENTRQFVAGKLANNVLLTGSRGCGKSSLVKAAWNEFQPSGLRLIEVDKAHLTDLPDIVALVADRAENYLVFCDDLSFEEGDYGYQALKTALDGSIAAPSANVLIYATSNRRHLVPEYFSENEQTKHVGDEIHFAEAIEEKIALSERFGLWLSFYGFSQPEYLNAVRHWLSHFGQPEWNDEVEREALNWALGRGARSGRIAWQFARDWAGSH